The region GGAGGGTGCAGTTAGCACTGGGGGGGCTCACCCTGGCTTCTCCTCTTTCCTTAGGTGGTGCCCGCAGATGACGGTGAGGATGGCTGTGCAGAGAGGAGTCGTCATCTTCCTCTGTGAGTATTTTGGACGGGACCCCTCAGCGCACACCTCCCTTGCTGCGTCCTCGTCTCACAATCCCTTTGAACCTATATTCTGTTCATCCTGAGCCAACTGGTTCATGAACACCATGTCAGGATGCCCGTTGGGTCTCGCTGGGAGGTTACAGCTTTGTGTATTGCAGGGGTCCTGGTTCTGGTGAGGACGGCGGCGATTCAGGACAAGTGTCGGATCATAGAACTGTTAAGTCGTAAACTCCAGTATGAAAACCGCATCATGTACATGGTGAGTGCGCGGCGGCGGCGCTGGCGGCGGCGCTGGCGGACGGGCAGGGGTCCTACAGACTAGTGCCCCCGTCTACATAGAAGACCTCCACACATAGATGCTGTACAGTACCGCAGAGGTCTGCCATGTCACCTGtgggataagtaagtgccccctacATTTACACTACACGCCGGTCCAGGGTCACGCTGACGGCTGGGACATTGGAGGTAAGGAAGTACAACAATCCCTGGAGAGAGGAAGGACCTGAttcctgcagtgtaaagcatggcggtGGAGAAGATTGCAGCATTTCAATCACCCTCATCATCCCAGTAACGCCACCAATGAAGGGGGCACTTAACTTTTCTCATGGTCCATGCCCTGTGAGACAGATGAGCAGATCCTGTTCTGGAGAGGGggcacttatttttcttctctctaCCTCTCTGTCTTCTCGTTGCAGCGTGACTACTTCCCGACAGATTATCAGTTGCCTGTGAAGAACGAGGAGATCCTGCGCTGCGAGAACATCAGCAGCCTGGTAGGGGCGACGTCTGTCTGTGATAGGTCATATTGTAGGTTTCCCCTCAGTATGGAGACTTGTCTTGTGGTTCAGCCGGGGTAGGTTTACACGGCGCCCCTTTAAGAGCCTGTCACCTCCCGCCATGTGCGCTGCTGCCACCTTCATAAGATGGAGTCCTCTGCTCAGACCCTGACAACCTGTGATCATGATCATTGTCCAGAAGGTTGTCAGCCCCTGTAGTACACATCTCTAATGCAGCGATCACATGGATGAGCAGGGATCGGGCCCAGTGAAGTCTCCCGACACCCCACTTCCAGAGCGGTGCCCCCCACAGGTTCATGGTGATGAGACAATGAGATTCGGACCCCAGAACCACTCAGGTCAGAGGAGACCTTGTTCTTTATGGACATTATTTTCCAGAACAGGCGTGTACAGGCGGCCATGCTGGACTGTCTGGACAGCGGACAATAGAGGACAGATCATCATGGGAAGGAGGAAATATTTCAGCCAAGAAATGGCGGATAATAGCCGGCCTCCGGATCTGTGCAAAATCCACACATGAGTGGAGGATATTTCCTCTGACGCTTACGATCTCCTTATCTTAATATTCTTTCCTGATGCCCCCAGGTGATCTCCATCTGCATGTTCTCTTCTTCCAGATCTCCTCCTCTTCATGTTTTTACCTTTTTTGCGATCTCCATGGTTCTCTGTTTCCTTCTGTCTTATTCTACTTCTCTCCACGTTTCCTCCCCTCAGGATCTCCTCCCATCCGTGTTTCCTCCCCTCGGGATCTCCTCCCATCTGTTTTTCCTCCACTCTGGATCTCCTCTTATCCGTGTTTCCTCCACTCTGGATCTCCTCCCATCCGTGTTTCCTCCCCTCTGGATCTCCTCCCATCCGTGTTTCCTCCCCTCTGGATCTCCTCCCATCCATGTTTCCTCCCATCCGTGTTTCCTCCCCTCTGGATCTCCTCCCATCCGTGTTTCCTCCCCTCTGGATCTCCTCCCATCCGTGTTTCCTCCCCTCTGGATCTCCTCCCATCCGTGTTTCCTCCCCTCTGGATCTCCTCCCATCCGTGTTCCCTTCACTCTGGATCTCCTCCTATCCGTGTTTCCTCCACTCTGGATCTCCTCCTATCCGTGTTTCCTCCACTCTGGATCTCCTCCTATCCGTGTTTCCTCCACTCTGGATCTCCTCCTATCCGTGTTTCCTCCACTCTGGATCTCCTCCTATCCGTGTTTCCTCCACTCTGGATCTCCTCCTATCAGTGTTTCCTCCACTCTGGATCTCCTCCTATCAGTGTTTCCTCCACTCTGGATCTCCTCTTATCCGTGTTTCCTCCACTCTGGTTCTTCTCCTATCCGTGTTTCCTCCACTCTGGATCTCCTACCATCCGTGTTTCCTCCACTCTGGATCTCCTCCCATCCGTGCTTCCTCCCCTCTGGATCTCCTCCCATCCGTGCTTCCTCCCCTCTGGATCTCCTCCCATCCGTGTTTCCTCCACTCTGGATCTCCTCCCATCCGTTTTTCGTCCACTCTAGATCTCCTCTTATCCGTGTTTTTTCTTCACTCTGGATCTCCTCCCATCCGTGTTTCCTCCCCTCTGGATCTCCTCCCATCCGTGTTTCCTCCCCTCTGGATCTCCTCCCATCCGTGTTTCCTCCACTCTGGATCTCCTCCCTTCCGTGTTTCCTCCACTCTGGATCTCCTCCCATCCGTGTTTCCTCCACTCTGGATCTCCTCCCATCCATGTTTCCTTCACTATGGATCTCCTCCCTTCCGTGTTTCCCCCACTCTGGATCTCCTCCCTTCCGTGTTTCCTCCACTCTGGATCTCCTCTTATCCGTTTTTCCTCCCTTCTGGATCTCCTCCCATCCGTGTTTCCTCCCCTCTGGATCTCCTCCCATCCGTGTTTCCTCCCCTCTGGATCTCCTCCCATCCGTGTTTCCTCCACTCTGGATCTCCTTCCATCCGTGTTTCCTCCACTCTGGATCTCCTCCTATCCGTGTTTCCTCCACTCTGGATCACCTTATTTCTATCCTTCGTCCCCCCAGGATCTccctgtcctccgctcccccaggGATCTACCTTTTTTCCCATGTTTCCTCCAATCAGGATCTCTTTTCTCTTTTTCCTCCCCTTGAGATCACCTACAATTTGTGTTTCCTTCTCTTGGGATCTCCTCCCATCAGAATCCCCTCCCCTCGGGTTTCCTTCCCTGGAACCTCCTTCTTCCATGGTTCCTCCTTGCTTGATCTCTATAGTTCCCTGTTTCCTCCTCTGTGTTACCTCCCCTAGGGATCTCCTTCTTTCTGTGTTTCCTCTCCTCTGGGTTTCTGTATTTAGTTTCATAGTCTTCATCACCACCGTCCTAAGAAGTTTCAGTATTCAGGCAAATATCTTAACATTCCCAGTAAAGAATCCTGAAGTGTCCAGGCTTTTATTTCATCATGCCACACATGGAGCAGGAGCTGTTAAGGCCTGAGATCTCCCTGGGATCATACAACATGGCAGCTCTAGGTGTGAAAACTCTGACACTATGCAGGGTTATAAGGAAACTTTCATCTTCTGGAGGAACATTTCTCCAGAGTCTCCTGCCCAAAACCAGAGGGTTCATCCAACAATATCTCTACTTCCTCAGGGTGAACTTTTCTCTATCAATGAAAAGCACAACTCATATATGTTGTCAGTGCTGAGATGCAAGTAAGCTGCTGCCAGACTTCTCTCTACACTAtcttctcctccagacccctcctCTCTCAGACTTCGTCCTTCATTCTTTTTCTCCAGAAGCTCTTCCCCTCCAGACTCATTCATCCTTCTTCCTCTCCAGACTCATCCgtcctccttcttcttcccctccacACGCatccatcctccttctcctccagactcctccgtcCTACTTCTTCTTTTTCTTGgtcctccttcttttcctctgtcgtcctcctccttcttctgTCATCCTCCTTCGTCCTTCTCTGTCCTTTTCCTCTTTCTTCTCCTCATTCTTCTCCTCTAGACATGTCTCCTTTTAGAACAATGAAATTGGCTATGTACAACTCAACAAGCCCCACTCTCATTTTTTTTGCCAACACATAAACTGGCAGGCGAAGAACTTTAAAGATGTTTGTTGAAAGGACCGTCGGCTCAGAGCTGCGCACGTCCCACACCTGCACCACAGCACATTAACTATGTCTAATCAGCCCCCTAATGTCGCATGCCCTCCTCTTGGTTTATGTTGGTCTTTCGTCTCGTTCCTTGGTGGCGACACTGCAATGCTATGTGGATTTGTCCCATAGATCAGTAAGGGGATCTCGGTGGAGGAGCTGCGCTTCTTGTGGGGCATCGTCAATGAGAATGTGCTGCTGAGCATATGGCACATGCTGCCGCAGAGACATCCCTCCCGCTCCTACATAAACGATCTGAAGGCCGTATTCACTGAGCTTCACACCGGCAATCAGGTAAGAAGCGCTGCAGATGTTCTCAGCACTACATGAGGGAAAGGGGAGCACAATGTCAGGGCGGCCACAGATGgatcactaaggcttctttcacactagcgtcgggctcggcccgtcgcggtgcgtcgggccgaggtcaccgacgctagcgttgtctccgccgcacaacgggtgcagcggatgcatttttccagcgcatccgctgccccattgtgaggtgcggggaggtgggggcggagttccggccgcgcatgcgcggtcggaaaaaacggaccgtcgggagcaaaaaacgttacatgtaacgttttttggtcccgacggtccgccacagcacggcgcaaccgtcgcacaacggttgcgacgtgtggcaatgcgtcgcaaatgcgtcgctaatgttagtcaatgctgaaaaaacgcatcctgcaagcacttttgcaggatgcgttttttcggcaaaacgacgcatttgcgacgtattgcagttaacgctagtgtgaaagtagccttacacacctGCCATAGAAAGGATTCCAAAGATAAAACTCACTAGAAACACtccagagacagaagagtctggaggcAGGGTACACAGGGGTCTGGAGGGAGGACAGCGGGGTCTgtaggaagaggaggacagaggagtctggaggaagaggacagcgaagtctggaggaagaggaggacagtgGGGTCTGGAGGaaggggaggacagaggagtctgtagAAAGAGGAGGACAGTGGGGTCTGTAGAAAGAGGAGGACAGTGGGGTCTGTAGGAAGAGGAGGACAGTGGGGTCTGTAGGAAGAGGAGGACAGTGGGGTCTGTAGGAAGAGGAGGACAGTGGGGTCTGTAGGAAGAGGAGGACAGTGGGGTCTGTAGGAAGAGGAGGACAGTGGGGTCTGTAGGAAGAGGAGGACAGTGGGGTCTGTAGGAAGAGGAGGACAGTGGGGTCTGTAGGAAGAGGAGGACAGTGGGGTCTGTAGGAAGAGGAGGACAGTGGGGTCTGTAGGAAGAGGAGGACAGTGGGGTCTGTAGGAAGAGGAGGACAGTGGGGTCTGTAGGAAGAGGAGGACAGTGGGGTCTGTAGGAAGAGGAGGACAGTGGGGTCTGTAGGAAGAGGAGGACAGTGGGGTCTGTAGGAAGAGGAGGACAGTGGGGTCTGTAGGAAGAGGAGGACAGTGGGGTCTGTAGGAAGAGGAGGACAGTGGGGTCTGTAGGAAGAGGAGGACAGTGGggtctggaggaagaggaggacagtggggtctggaggaagaggacagaggggtctggaggaaaaGTACAGAGACGTttacaggaggacagaggagtctggaggaagcgGAAGACAGtggggtctggaggaggacagaggtatctggaggaagaggaggacagaggagtctggagaaagaggaggacagaggagtctggaataAGAAGAGGGCAGAGGGGTCTGGAGCAAGAGGGGGACAGTGGGGTCTGGAGCAAGAGGAGGACAGTGGGGTCTGGAGCAAGAGGAGGACAGTGGGGTCTGGAGCAAGAGGAGGACAATGGGGTCTGGAGCAAGAGGAGGACAATGGggtctggaggaagaggaggacaatGGGGTCTgtaggaagaggaggacagaggagtcaggaggacagaggagtctggaataAGAAGAGGACAGTGGggtctggaggaagaggaggacagaggggtctgtaggaggaggaggaggacagtggggtctggaggaggacagtgggGTCTGGAGGAGTGTTTGCACAGGGGTCAGTGGTAGAGAAGCAGGCGATGTGCGGTGGGTGTTACATGGAGGGTCGGCGGGGTCCTCGTTGTCCCCTTTGCGGTCGGCCAGCTGCTCTCACGCTTTGTCGTCTCACATTATACAATTAGAGTTTTTGTCTCATTTAGCGGAGTTGCTGATTGTGGCTCATGCATGGCTCACTAACCTCCGCTTACCGCCTCACCGCCTCCACTCAGCGCCACGTCTCCGCATGATGACCTGTAATAAGGTGAGGTAATCTTATAATTGTATCAGGAGGGTTGACTGGACTGAGCGACCCGAGCACCGCAGCTCTGGAAGTGACTGGAGCAGTAGACACAATGTAAGGCTATGGAAATGTggggcagaattttctgcactaaatctgcatctcctggcagaaaacgcaggtgcagtttttgttgcggtttttgttcagtttttgtgcagattttaccactgcagatttttatcatggaggtgtgcagaaatgctgcagaactgcacaaaagaagtgacatgcacttctttgaaatctgcagcttttctgcgcggatatttctgcaccatgtgcgcagctttttttttttcacactgatttacattgtactgtaaatcacagtgcagatctgcagcagaaaaaaaacgctgcagatctgcactaaatctgcatcatgtgcacacagcctcacagcagaatagtgagtgcagctctggaggtgactggaggacaggtgcccacaatcagtcacaccctgctaggagcagcacctgtcttgtgagctccagcacttccagcaggaggcccagagtctgcctctcttctccccagggagaggcaggcttcctgggaggccggcatggcttcccaggcttcagttccccggtctgtgccggcgggggacagagagcagcagcagtaaccggcccaagagggactgaggaggtcgggacgggtgagaagaaccatacccacctactccaaccctgagacggctcatcgtcctcccagagagggagacaggggcaccccaggccccaggaaggagagcccaggaatatcctggggggagaggagctccggcgagtccacgagtaccttctcccgagtggtcgccatgctacgtgagtacgaggacgccggcaaagcactgaccgggctgaaggaggagctgcgggaggctcggatcctgaacacctgagcctctaa is a window of Ranitomeya variabilis isolate aRanVar5 chromosome 2, aRanVar5.hap1, whole genome shotgun sequence DNA encoding:
- the IL34 gene encoding interleukin-34; this translates as MTVRMAVQRGVVIFLWVLVLVRTAAIQDKCRIIELLSRKLQYENRIMYMRDYFPTDYQLPVKNEEILRCENISSLISKGISVEELRFLWGIVNENVLLSIWHMLPQRHPSRSYINDLKAVFTELHTGNQPDLTDIAKDIVGRLWTPGDKVKGVAPKDLLDDCWRVLDILYQEECGLCLPRSAPQDPLCHIGPVPGPWAAPRPSC